GCGTCCTGATCGCGCCGGGAGGGCGCCACATGCTGCTCAAGCGCAGTGGTGCGCAATATCATGTCGAAATCGTCGATGGTCCGCCGGTCAGTCGGCATCGACCCTCCGTGGATGTCCTCTTCCGTTCCGTCGCAAAATTCGCGGGCAAGAATGCGCTGGGTATCATCATGACGGGCATGGGCGATGACGGTGCGCGCGGTCTCAAGGAGATGCACGACGCCCAAGCGCGGACACTGGCGCAGGACGAAGACAGCTGCGTGGTTTATGGCATGCCCAAGGAGGCTGTGAAGCTGGGCGCTGTGGATCGGGTTCTTCCGTTGAACGACATTCCGGGGGCGATCATGACCAGTCGCTGATGGGGTTGATTCATTCCATGTGTCGCAAGCTCAGGCGTTGTCCGCGTATCGAGACGACCCGAATCCCAAGCCCGGAAGCACTTTTCTGTACGATGATTTTCGAATCGACGGGTTCTTGACCTGCCGATAAGGCGAAGCTAGAATGCGCACCTCGTTTAGTCGCGTAGCTCAGTGGTAGAGCATCACCTTGACATGGTGGTGGTCGGTGGTTCGATCCCACTCGCGACTACCAGAACAACATTTCATGGCTAACCCGCCCTGGATAAAACAGAAACCCCGCCGGTTGCGATGACACCTGCGGGGTTTTTGTTTTTTCGGCTCTATTTCTCGGGTTCGCCGCCCTTGGCGTTATTTCAATGACGCCACAGGGATGACGCCACAGGGATGACACCACAGGGATGACACCACAGGGCTACCCGGTAGTCTCCCCGACCGCGGTCAGTGGAATATTTCCTCGAAGGCGACCAGCGCGCCCGACTGGCTGCCATCGTAACCGGGGAGGGTGTTGACCGCGGTCCGGAACGCTTCCTCCTGCATGATTTCCCGGGCGAGCTTGATGATCGCGTGCGGCAGGTTCGACGTCTTGCAGGCGAAAAAATAATTTTCCTTCGCGAGAGGAATGAAATCGAGATCGAAACGCCGGGCTGCGGTTTCGACGCCGAAGCCGATGTCCGCCATCTTGCTGGCGACAAAGGCGGCTATGGCCGCATGCGTAAATTCTGCGTGGTCGTAATCGGGAATGTCCCGAGGATCGATGTTCGCCTTGGCGAGCAGTAACTCCAGCAGCATTTTCGTTCCCGACCCTTCTTGTCGATTGATGAAGCGCACGTCATTGCGGGTCAGGTCCGCAAGACCTTCGATCTGCTTCGGGTTGCCCTTCGCAATGAACAACCCCTGGGTTCGGTAGGCCAGGTGGATCAGGCTGTGCTCTTTCGGATCCAGCCATTTCAGACAGGATTTCGTGGCCATCTCGAATTCTCCCACCGGTACGTGAAATCCGGCGAGATCGCATTCCCCGCGTGCCAGGGCCGTCACCGCTTCAAGCCGGTTTCGGTAGTTGATCTCAACGGGCACGTCGTCCGTATTCAGTCGTTTGATCAACTGTTCCACAGCGAATCCGTGGGAAGCCGTGATGCGTAATGCAGCCGGGGCACTGCTCAGGATCGACTCCAGCTCGGATGCAAAACTTTCCAGAATCGGGGTGAGTCGCGCCGTGATGCGCTTATCCGCCCAGATCAGTTTTTCCGCGAGGGGTGTCAGTGTCGTGCCCTTGCCGCGCGATTTTTCGAGCAGGGGCGCGGAGAACACCTGTTCAAAGCTACGCAGCAGTCCCCAGGCATGCCGGTAGGACAGATTTGCCTGCGCTGCCGCGCTGCCGATATTGCCGAGATCACGGATGGACGAGAGCAGCTGCAGCAGAAGGGCCAGCGATACTTCCTCCCCATCTCGTCTTTTGAGACGCCATTGGGGCTGTATTTCAATGCTCATATATGCAAAAAGCAACCTATTGAGGGGGTGTAAACGCTGTGATAGTTTGCCACCGAACCTGTAATCAAGCAGTAATAAAACTGCATTGAGCCATGATAAAGCGAATGCATATGCAAAGAATTACATATTATGCGCTGATGCGGTCACGGGATCGGCAAGCGAGCGTTGGAGAGAAACATGAGTCCTGAAACCATCCATCGGCAGGTCGCCGACATCATCGATCAGCATCGCCAGAAGCCGGGTGCACTCTTGCCGATCCTTCATGCCATACAGGACACATTGGGTTTCGTACCTCCTGAGTCTGTCTTTCAGATTGCCCTTGCCCTGAATCGATCACGCGCCGAAGTCCATGGCGTGATCACCTTCTATCATCACTTCCGCACCACACCGCCTGCCGATCACGTCATCCAGGTCTGCCGAGCAGAAGCCTGCCAGAGCATGGGGAGCGATCAGCTTGTCGATCATGTGTCCCGCCGGGTTGCGACCTGTCGTGCCGGACAATTCGACGTGCATCCCGTTTATTGCCTTGGTCTATGTGCTTCGGCGCCTGCAATGATGATCGACGATACATTGCATGCTCGGGTCTCACCGCAAAAGTTCGATCAGTTGGTCGATCGACTGGAGGCACATTCATGAGTCGCCAGCCGAATTATCGGGTATTCGTGCCCAGGGATTCAGCCGCACTGGCGTTGGGCGCGGATGCCGTCGCCCAAGCGGTGCGCAGCGAAGCGCTGCAACGCGGTATCGACGTGACGCTGGTGCGCAATGGTTCACGCGGACTGTTCTGGCTGGAGCCCCTCGTCGAGGTGCAAACGCCCCAGGGGCGTATTGCCTATGGTCCCGTGGAGGCCAAGGATGTGCCGGGACTATTCGATGCCGGATTTCTGCAGGGTGGGATGCACCCCCGCTCCTTGGGGCTGACGGAAGAGATCGCGTATCTCAAACGACAGGAACGCCTGACCTTTGCCCGTGTCGGGATCATCGATCCGCTTTCTCTGAGTGATTATGTTGCCCACGAAGGTTACGAGGGTTTACGCCAGGCACTGACCCTGCCGGCTGACGAGATCGTGCATGCGGTCACCGAGTCGGGTCTTCGCGGTCGTGGCGGGGCGGCATTTCCGACCGGCATCAAGTGGAAGACAGTGCTCGATACCCCCGCTGCGCAGAAGTACATCGCCTGCAATGCAGACGAGGGAGATTCAGGCACGTTCGCTGACCGCATGATCATGGAAGGCGATCCCTTCGTCCTCATCGAGGGCATGACCATAGCCGGACTGGCCGTCGGCGCCACGCAGGGGTATATCTATGTGCGTTCGGAGTATCCGCTGGCGATTGAAATCCTGAATGCGGCCATCGATCGCGCCCGCGCTGCCGGGTATCTCGGTTCGGATATCCTGGGTTCCGGCAAGGTGTTCGAACTGGAAGTGCGTAAGGCGGCTGGGGCTTATGTGTGCGGTGAGGAAACCGCGATGCTGGAAAGTATCGAAGGCAAGCGGGGCATCGTACGTTCCAAGCCGCCTTTGCCGGCCATCACCGGCCTGTTCGGTAAGCCCACCGTCATCAACAACGTGATTTCCCTGGCGAGCGTGCCGATCATCCTGGCCAAGGGTTCTGGCTTCTACCGGGATTTCGGCATGGGACGTTCCCGCGGGACCCTGCCATTCCAGCTTGCCGGCAATATCCGCCGGGGCGGTCTGATCGAGAAGGCGTTCGGGGTCACCTTGCGCGAACTGATGTTCGATTTCGGCGGCGGTTCGATCACAGGCCGCCCGATCAAGGCAGCGCAAGTGGGCGGCCCCCTCGGCACATATCTTCCCGAATCCCAATGGGATACGCCGCTGGATTACGAGGCCTACTCGGCCATGGGGGCCGTGGTCGGTCACGGCGGCATCGTGGTGCACGACGACACGGCGGATCTGGCGAAATTGGCCCGTTACGCCATGCAGTTCTGCGCCATCGAATCCTGCGGCAAGTGTACGCCGTGCCGGATCGGCGCCACCCGGGGCGTCGAGGTGATGGACAAGATCATCGCCGATGAGGACCGACCCGCGCAGATCGCCCTGCTGCGCGATCTCTGCGACACCATGCTGCACGGCTCCATGTGCGCGATGGGCGGCATGACCCCGTTCCCTGTGCTCTCCGCACTGGATCATTTCCCCGAGGATTTTTCGCAGTCGCTCGCCGAAGAAACGGCTGCAGGAGTACATCATGTTTGACCAGTCCAGCGAATACCCCGTCATGGAAAGTGGCTTCACGGAGCGTGATTTCGGTACGCCCGCCCGCCAATCCGACCAGATGGTCACCCTGGAGATCGATGGCCGGGAAGTCACCGTTCCGGCGGGGACGTCCGTCATGCGCGCGGCGGCAGAAGGCGGGGTGAACGTGCCCAAGCTCTGCGCGACCGATAGCCTCGAACCCTTCGGTTCCTGTCGCTTGTGTCTCGTCGAGATCGAGGGGCGTCGCGGTTATCCCGCTTCCTGCACGACGCCCGTCGCGGCCGGCATGAAGGTCCGGACCCAGAGCCCCAAGCTGCAGGAACTGCGCAAGGGCGTGATGGAGCTGTATATCTCCGACCATCCCCTGGACTGCCTGACCTGCCCGGCCAATGGCGATTGCGAATTGCAGGACATGGCTGGCGTGACCGGTCTGCGCGTGGTTCGTTACGGCTATGACGGCCAGAACCATTTGAATAGCGCGAAGGACGAGTCCAATCCCTATTTCACCTACGACGCGAGCAAGTGCATCGTCTGCAACCGCTGCGTTCGCGCCTGCGAGGAAACCCAGGGGACGTTTGCGCTGACGATTTCCGGTCGGGGCTTCGATTCGCGGGTTTCTCCGGGGCAGGATGAACCCTTCATGGATTCCGAATGCGTTTCCTGCGGCGCCTGCGTTCAGGCCTGTCCGACGGCCACCTTACAGGAAAAGTCCGTAATCGAACTTGGCCAGCCGGAACACAGCGTCGTGACCACCTGCGCCTACTGCGGGGTGGGCTGCGCCTTCAAGGCGGAGATGAAGGGCAGCGAAGTGGTGCGCATGGTGCCTTACAAGAACGGGCAGGCCAACGAGGGCCATTCCTGCGTCAAGGGGCGCTTCGCCTGGGGCTATGCCACGCACAAGGATCGCATCCTGAAGCCCATGATCCGTAGCAAGATCACGGATCCCTGGAAAGAAGTAAGCTGGGACGAGGCGCTGGATTACGCCGCATCCGAGTTCAAGCGCATCCAGAAGAAATATGGCCGCGATTCCATCGGCGGGATCGTTTCCTCGCGGTGTACGAACGAGGAGGGCTATCTCGTGCAGAAACTCGTCCGCGCGGGCTTCGGCAACAACAATGTCGATACCTGCGCCCGGGTTTGTCATTCCCCGACGGGGTACGGGCTCAAGCAGACGCTGGGCGAGTCGGCCGGTACCCAGACCTTCAAATCCGTCGAGCAGAGCGACGTCATCCTGGTGATCGGTGCGAATCCGACGGATGCCCATCCCGTGTTTGCCTCGCGGATGAAAAAGCGGTTGCGTGCAGGCGCCCGGCTGATCGT
The Halothiobacillus diazotrophicus DNA segment above includes these coding regions:
- a CDS encoding substrate-binding domain-containing protein, with the protein product MSIEIQPQWRLKRRDGEEVSLALLLQLLSSIRDLGNIGSAAAQANLSYRHAWGLLRSFEQVFSAPLLEKSRGKGTTLTPLAEKLIWADKRITARLTPILESFASELESILSSAPAALRITASHGFAVEQLIKRLNTDDVPVEINYRNRLEAVTALARGECDLAGFHVPVGEFEMATKSCLKWLDPKEHSLIHLAYRTQGLFIAKGNPKQIEGLADLTRNDVRFINRQEGSGTKMLLELLLAKANIDPRDIPDYDHAEFTHAAIAAFVASKMADIGFGVETAARRFDLDFIPLAKENYFFACKTSNLPHAIIKLAREIMQEEAFRTAVNTLPGYDGSQSGALVAFEEIFH
- a CDS encoding formate dehydrogenase subunit gamma, translating into MSPETIHRQVADIIDQHRQKPGALLPILHAIQDTLGFVPPESVFQIALALNRSRAEVHGVITFYHHFRTTPPADHVIQVCRAEACQSMGSDQLVDHVSRRVATCRAGQFDVHPVYCLGLCASAPAMMIDDTLHARVSPQKFDQLVDRLEAHS
- a CDS encoding formate dehydrogenase beta subunit, which codes for MSRQPNYRVFVPRDSAALALGADAVAQAVRSEALQRGIDVTLVRNGSRGLFWLEPLVEVQTPQGRIAYGPVEAKDVPGLFDAGFLQGGMHPRSLGLTEEIAYLKRQERLTFARVGIIDPLSLSDYVAHEGYEGLRQALTLPADEIVHAVTESGLRGRGGAAFPTGIKWKTVLDTPAAQKYIACNADEGDSGTFADRMIMEGDPFVLIEGMTIAGLAVGATQGYIYVRSEYPLAIEILNAAIDRARAAGYLGSDILGSGKVFELEVRKAAGAYVCGEETAMLESIEGKRGIVRSKPPLPAITGLFGKPTVINNVISLASVPIILAKGSGFYRDFGMGRSRGTLPFQLAGNIRRGGLIEKAFGVTLRELMFDFGGGSITGRPIKAAQVGGPLGTYLPESQWDTPLDYEAYSAMGAVVGHGGIVVHDDTADLAKLARYAMQFCAIESCGKCTPCRIGATRGVEVMDKIIADEDRPAQIALLRDLCDTMLHGSMCAMGGMTPFPVLSALDHFPEDFSQSLAEETAAGVHHV